A genomic region of Novipirellula aureliae contains the following coding sequences:
- a CDS encoding helix-turn-helix domain-containing protein, translated as MKSSMLTVNEVADRLNVAPSTVYGLLSQGRLKCYRIGLGRGTIRVSEDELARFLAATVSDPSEHETEQPQEPRQSLKHIKMPRHA; from the coding sequence ATGAAATCGAGCATGTTGACCGTCAACGAAGTCGCCGACCGATTGAATGTCGCCCCGTCGACGGTCTATGGCTTGCTTTCTCAAGGTCGCCTGAAATGCTACCGCATTGGGCTTGGGCGAGGCACGATTCGGGTATCGGAAGATGAGTTGGCTCGCTTTCTTGCGGCCACGGTCTCGGATCCCTCTGAACACGAGACTGAACAGCCGCAAGAACCACGTCAAAGCCTCAAACACATCAAGATGCCGCGGCACGCTTGA
- a CDS encoding tyrosine-type recombinase/integrase encodes MARTPKPWFDKSRDCWKVTIAGKRHNLGSNKKAAFDEFYRLMSTPVKRKKVKAPTKSLPAIIDAFLEWNSKHRAPDTYEWYRYRLQRFVDFYPDISVTALKPYHAEQWVDSYPDLSRTSRRNYFRSIKRCLKWARQQGYIDSNPLELLEIPGADRKEVVIRDDQFSAVLDAALDPAFRDLLIVTRETGCRPQELLRVEARHVDVKQQRWVFPKHESKGKREQRVVYLTDKAFEITKSWMAKKPSGEIFRNNRGTPWTTDAVNCQVDRIRIRMGKAEMKKRGLKIKDDKIKKLIKKLKQTKTAKGVVRAKTPAEIRCEAKDKLTKQEAKLHAPRCSLYSLRHSFATLALERGVDSVTLAKLMGHSDTTMLSRVYSHVEQNPAYMADQLKRAAAS; translated from the coding sequence ATGGCTCGTACTCCCAAGCCTTGGTTCGACAAGTCCCGTGACTGCTGGAAAGTCACCATCGCCGGTAAGCGGCACAATCTCGGCAGTAATAAAAAGGCTGCCTTCGATGAGTTCTACCGCTTGATGAGCACGCCGGTCAAACGGAAGAAAGTGAAGGCGCCAACTAAGTCGCTGCCAGCTATCATTGATGCGTTCTTGGAGTGGAATTCCAAGCATCGTGCCCCCGATACCTACGAATGGTATCGCTACCGCTTGCAACGCTTCGTCGACTTCTACCCCGATATCTCGGTCACGGCACTCAAGCCATATCACGCTGAACAGTGGGTCGATAGCTACCCGGATCTCTCGCGTACTTCCCGACGTAACTATTTCCGCTCGATTAAGCGTTGCTTGAAGTGGGCAAGACAGCAGGGCTACATCGACAGCAACCCTTTGGAATTACTGGAGATCCCTGGTGCTGATCGGAAAGAGGTCGTCATCCGCGACGACCAATTTTCCGCCGTACTGGACGCGGCCCTTGATCCCGCGTTTCGCGATCTGTTGATCGTGACTCGCGAAACCGGGTGCCGTCCGCAAGAATTGTTGCGAGTTGAGGCTCGCCACGTCGACGTCAAACAGCAACGCTGGGTGTTCCCCAAGCACGAATCGAAAGGAAAACGCGAACAGCGAGTCGTGTATCTGACCGATAAAGCCTTCGAGATCACCAAATCGTGGATGGCCAAAAAACCAAGCGGAGAGATCTTCCGCAACAATCGGGGCACCCCTTGGACGACCGATGCCGTGAACTGCCAAGTCGATCGCATCCGAATTCGGATGGGGAAAGCGGAAATGAAGAAACGCGGCTTGAAGATCAAAGATGACAAGATCAAGAAGTTGATCAAAAAGCTGAAGCAAACAAAAACAGCCAAAGGCGTCGTGCGTGCCAAGACACCGGCCGAAATTCGCTGCGAAGCCAAAGACAAGCTGACAAAACAAGAAGCGAAATTGCATGCTCCGCGTTGCTCGCTTTACAGCCTTCGCCACTCGTTCGCGACGCTCGCTCTCGAACGGGGCGTCGACTCAGTGACGTTGGCCAAGCTAATGGGCCATTCTGACACAACCATGCTGAGCCGCGTTTATAGTCATGTCGAGCAGAACCCCGCTTACATGGCAGATCAACTCAAGCGTGCCGCGGCATCTTGA
- a CDS encoding flagellar FlbD family protein: protein MIKLSRLDGEPFVLNADLIRYVERRPDTFITLTSGERIVVRESLDEVVDRAVRYQQHKHWMPNPQIMLRPEIGLPATDMTSNPSACPTS from the coding sequence ATGATTAAGCTATCGCGACTCGATGGCGAGCCGTTTGTGCTCAATGCTGACCTGATTCGGTATGTCGAAAGGCGTCCCGATACGTTCATCACGTTGACATCGGGTGAACGTATTGTGGTCCGCGAAAGTCTGGATGAGGTCGTCGACCGCGCGGTTCGGTATCAGCAACACAAGCATTGGATGCCAAATCCACAGATCATGCTTCGTCCTGAAATTGGTTTACCTGCAACCGACATGACGTCCAATCCCTCCGCCTGTCCAACCTCCTAA
- a CDS encoding motility protein A, which yields MDIASLIGLILAIGLIIGSIAMGNAPFSAFIDIPSFLVVVGGAGAAALICFPLGSILKSPIVAIKVFLNKNEDRLALVKQIVELAETARRDGLLALESKVGDIENPLVRTGIQMAVDGSTPEVVEEVLRTEVNAIAVRHREGKSIMDQLGRFAPAYGMIGTLMGLIMMLQDMSDPSGIGAGMAVALITTLYGAIVANVFFSPFAEKLGLLSRNEMVSMEIAIRGVMAIQQGESPRAIDQKLRTFLPPKQREAE from the coding sequence ATGGACATCGCTAGCCTGATCGGTTTGATCTTAGCGATCGGATTGATCATCGGTTCGATCGCGATGGGCAACGCGCCCTTCTCTGCGTTCATCGACATTCCATCCTTTTTGGTGGTGGTCGGTGGTGCCGGCGCCGCAGCACTGATCTGTTTCCCGCTTGGTAGTATTTTGAAGTCGCCGATCGTTGCCATCAAGGTGTTCTTGAATAAGAACGAAGATCGCTTGGCGTTGGTCAAGCAGATCGTCGAGCTGGCGGAAACCGCTCGCCGCGACGGTTTGTTAGCACTGGAATCCAAAGTAGGTGATATCGAAAATCCGCTCGTCCGCACGGGTATCCAAATGGCTGTCGACGGCAGCACACCCGAAGTGGTCGAAGAGGTACTTCGTACCGAGGTCAACGCAATCGCTGTGCGTCACCGTGAAGGCAAGAGCATTATGGATCAACTCGGCCGTTTTGCTCCCGCCTACGGAATGATTGGCACGTTGATGGGTTTGATCATGATGCTTCAAGACATGAGCGATCCTTCGGGCATTGGTGCGGGGATGGCAGTCGCACTGATCACGACCCTTTATGGGGCGATTGTTGCAAATGTTTTCTTCAGTCCGTTTGCGGAAAAGCTTGGGCTATTGAGCCGCAACGAAATGGTCAGCATGGAAATTGCGATTCGTGGTGTGATGGCGATTCAACAAGGGGAAAGCCCGCGTGCAATCGACCAAAAACTACGCACGTTTTTGCCACCGAAACAACGAGAGGCAGAATAA
- a CDS encoding OmpA/MotB family protein, which translates to MDDEPDEIGIPEWVVTFGDMMSLLLTFFIMLVSLSEIKDEEKYQSLVDSMQQQFGYTKTSNVLSPGDSRPRPAEFSVLSTTGRAKKKDTAKGGVPDKAPSGEDPLVRIIRPGQMTAVGSVISFELGFDQLTEANRSALESVAAQLRGKPQKIEVRGHVSAEYAARTAGTDESIQLGFRRAMVVRNALIEAHGLNPSRFRISSAGDSEPMHRAGGSIAIARNPRVEVFLLDETVDDLHGTAAERAAQTIENFDSKPEAT; encoded by the coding sequence ATGGACGATGAACCCGATGAAATAGGCATCCCCGAATGGGTTGTTACCTTTGGTGATATGATGAGCCTTCTGTTGACATTCTTTATCATGCTGGTTTCGCTGAGCGAGATCAAGGATGAGGAAAAGTATCAATCGTTGGTCGATTCGATGCAGCAACAATTCGGCTACACGAAGACATCGAATGTGTTATCGCCTGGCGATTCCCGACCACGGCCGGCTGAATTCAGTGTTTTATCAACCACAGGACGAGCCAAGAAAAAGGATACTGCGAAAGGTGGCGTGCCTGATAAAGCACCATCTGGCGAGGACCCATTGGTACGAATCATCCGGCCAGGCCAAATGACTGCGGTCGGTTCGGTAATCTCCTTCGAACTGGGATTCGATCAATTGACGGAGGCCAACCGCAGCGCCCTCGAAAGTGTCGCCGCACAATTGCGGGGCAAACCACAAAAAATTGAAGTTCGCGGACACGTATCGGCCGAATACGCAGCCCGGACCGCCGGGACCGACGAATCGATCCAGCTCGGATTTCGCCGAGCCATGGTGGTGCGAAATGCATTGATCGAAGCACATGGACTGAACCCCTCGCGGTTTCGCATCTCTTCGGCAGGCGATAGCGAACCGATGCACCGCGCGGGTGGCTCGATCGCGATCGCTCGTAACCCACGCGTGGAAGTGTTCTTGCTCGACGAAACGGTCGACGATTTACACGGAACGGCTGCAGAAAGAGCTGCTCAAACGATAGAAAATTTTGACTCGAAACCGGAGGCGACATGA
- a CDS encoding dihydrolipoamide acetyltransferase — MMADEAEKTENENEVAENTVEVKSGSGRGLVIAFVATIVLLESAMFFFMVPSAEQVSAMAEAKLIESVQEDEREAEEMQSNENKVVEIQIGQFGETFSPIDTEREFRLELSLYGLIREKNKEVIDKEIEEKQGRLRHAIRMKIRTSALTELQENQLGLLERRILTTCNHLLEKDYFLGVGFNNYQLIPD; from the coding sequence ATGATGGCTGACGAAGCAGAAAAAACAGAAAATGAAAACGAGGTTGCTGAAAACACTGTTGAGGTCAAAAGCGGATCGGGGCGAGGGCTGGTCATCGCTTTTGTCGCAACCATTGTCTTACTCGAATCGGCCATGTTTTTCTTCATGGTCCCGAGCGCCGAGCAAGTCAGTGCAATGGCCGAAGCGAAGTTGATCGAATCGGTCCAGGAGGACGAGCGAGAAGCCGAGGAAATGCAATCAAACGAGAACAAAGTGGTTGAGATCCAAATCGGCCAATTCGGTGAAACGTTTAGCCCCATCGATACCGAACGAGAATTTCGTCTCGAGTTGAGCTTGTACGGCTTAATTCGTGAAAAAAACAAGGAGGTGATCGATAAGGAAATCGAAGAAAAACAAGGGCGTTTACGGCACGCTATTCGGATGAAAATACGTACAAGCGCCTTAACCGAGCTTCAAGAAAACCAATTGGGGTTGCTTGAAAGACGAATTTTGACGACATGTAATCATCTACTCGAAAAAGACTATTTTCTAGGTGTTGGATTCAACAATTACCAACTGATCCCAGATTAG
- the fliN gene encoding flagellar motor switch protein FliN: MPDPNELDEKTDDAAAAVESDPKSKSIKSPKSKDQEEHLGMDDIEKLLAEASGSMDQNESATGGNNQSPEPYHLGNLDADDSVGERQSIEMLDEVELDLRIELGRTQMRLEEVLQLRGGSVVALDKLAGDPVDIIVNGKLIARGEVLVMNDNFCIRVTELVSA; this comes from the coding sequence ATGCCAGACCCAAACGAACTTGATGAGAAAACCGACGATGCAGCGGCAGCGGTAGAGTCAGATCCCAAATCGAAATCTATCAAATCGCCGAAATCCAAGGACCAGGAAGAACATCTTGGGATGGATGATATCGAAAAACTGTTGGCGGAAGCCTCCGGTTCGATGGATCAAAATGAATCCGCAACGGGTGGAAACAACCAGAGTCCCGAACCGTATCACCTGGGCAATCTAGACGCTGACGACTCGGTCGGCGAGCGGCAATCGATTGAGATGCTTGATGAGGTTGAACTCGACCTTCGCATTGAACTCGGTCGTACCCAGATGCGACTGGAAGAAGTGTTACAGCTTCGCGGTGGCTCGGTCGTCGCGCTCGACAAACTCGCGGGCGACCCCGTGGATATTATCGTCAACGGCAAACTCATTGCACGTGGAGAAGTCTTGGTGATGAACGATAACTTTTGTATTCGTGTAACGGAGCTTGTCAGTGCTTAG
- a CDS encoding FliO/MopB family protein, whose translation MLSRFFVRCVVLVGLFSNALTSIADEATFAPTSAYARAGENARAGENARADENGGMLWNRDAGSDIDPAPTSPRVLASGFPALAPRSADRTTDGEQPITREKGMMTPTITVCSSLAVVLGLFAGFVWLTRRFGGGSKRSSGIPSEIVETLGSTSLDARTTITLIRIGRRVIVAAQTAQGMHPLSEITDPEEVRELVATCNGHSKNSFASTLKALEHDPVERGFVADDTPTKATARSRGRLFETA comes from the coding sequence GTGCTTAGTCGATTTTTCGTCCGCTGTGTCGTGCTGGTTGGCCTGTTTTCAAATGCCCTCACCAGCATCGCAGACGAGGCGACCTTCGCACCGACATCCGCCTACGCTCGGGCTGGTGAAAACGCTCGGGCTGGTGAAAATGCTCGGGCTGACGAAAACGGTGGGATGCTTTGGAATCGTGATGCCGGTTCGGATATCGATCCCGCCCCCACCTCCCCGCGAGTCCTGGCGTCTGGCTTTCCCGCATTAGCCCCCCGTTCTGCTGACAGGACGACTGATGGCGAGCAACCGATCACACGTGAGAAAGGGATGATGACGCCGACCATAACGGTTTGTTCAAGTTTGGCCGTCGTACTCGGTTTGTTCGCAGGTTTTGTCTGGTTAACCCGTCGGTTCGGCGGAGGCAGTAAGCGATCGTCCGGAATCCCCAGCGAGATCGTGGAAACGCTGGGCAGCACATCGCTCGACGCCCGCACCACGATCACACTGATTCGAATTGGTAGACGAGTCATCGTCGCCGCACAAACCGCTCAAGGGATGCATCCGTTGTCCGAGATTACGGATCCCGAAGAGGTTCGCGAACTGGTCGCTACATGCAATGGCCATTCAAAAAACTCATTCGCATCAACGTTGAAAGCACTTGAGCACGACCCGGTCGAACGTGGTTTCGTCGCCGATGACACTCCAACCAAAGCCACCGCTCGCAGTCGCGGCCGTCTGTTCGAAACGGCATGA
- a CDS encoding MGH1-like glycoside hydrolase domain-containing protein, translating to MPTPEHARLRQDEAREKNWKRWGPYLSERQWGTVREDYSANGHSWTDFPHDHARSRVYRWGEDGLLGFTDRQCRLCFSVALWNGNDTILKERLFGLTGPEGNHGEDVKEIYYYLDSTPTHSFAKAMYRYPHARYPYRELSKVNSERGLNDPEYEVVDTGLFDKNCFFDVTATYAKADENDLLIEIAVTNHGRDAHEITLLPTLWFRNTWVWGCRHEGCTTKPLIQQLGSGREHVVRTKHDTLPPMVCQFESIDDSELIFTENETNAERLFKDENFSPYTKDAFHRYVVSNETDAVNPKHHGTKVASVYRWDLEPDETRRVRVRLADPNHSDDSDRLDLGDGFSSVMQLRRKEADSFYDAIIPANETTEQRHVSRAAYAGLMWTKQFYHYIVDDWLEGDADVMTPPPARKSGRNRDWRHFYARDILSMPDKWEYPWFAAWDLAFHMIPAARIDPAFAKRQLMLLLREWYMHPNGQLPAYEFYFDDVNPPVHAWACFRVFQMEAEAGRRDTMFLKQTFQRLLLNFTWWVNRVDSNGDNVFAGGFLGLDNIGVFDRSKGLPEGAHLEQADGTAWMAFYCGTMMSMALELARDDKSYSDMASKFLDHFIRIIDAMNHSESGGLWDEQDGFYYDQLKIDDETVPMRVRSLVGLLPLIAIEILDEELLDELPGFRQRLDWFLQNRRDLAKHIEFAETSGHHRRMLISIAPRHRLRRVLSVLLDENEFLSKYGIRSLSKVHLQQPFQVTVRGDQHTVAYVPGESDSWMFGGNSNWRGPIWFPPNYLLIEALHRYHEFYGDEFQIECPTGSGKIMNLHNVANEINRRLSNIFLCPEGGGARPCLIGSGMTGNEHLWQDHVLFYEYFHGDTGEGLGASHQTGWTALIATCIEQLYGQITEGAPHDS from the coding sequence ATGCCGACACCCGAACACGCTCGACTGCGACAAGATGAGGCACGAGAGAAAAACTGGAAACGTTGGGGTCCTTACTTGTCCGAAAGGCAATGGGGAACGGTTCGTGAAGACTACTCAGCCAACGGTCATTCTTGGACGGACTTCCCGCACGATCATGCGCGGTCGCGGGTCTACCGATGGGGCGAAGATGGACTGCTCGGTTTTACGGATCGGCAATGCCGTCTATGTTTTTCGGTCGCTCTTTGGAATGGCAACGATACCATTTTGAAAGAACGCTTGTTTGGACTGACGGGTCCCGAAGGCAACCATGGCGAAGACGTCAAGGAGATCTATTACTACCTCGACTCCACTCCGACGCATTCGTTTGCCAAAGCAATGTATCGGTATCCTCATGCCCGCTACCCCTATCGAGAATTGTCGAAGGTCAATTCCGAACGGGGATTGAACGACCCCGAATACGAAGTTGTCGACACAGGATTGTTCGATAAAAATTGTTTTTTCGATGTGACGGCGACTTACGCCAAAGCGGATGAAAACGATCTTTTGATCGAAATTGCCGTGACCAATCACGGAAGAGATGCTCACGAAATAACGCTACTGCCCACCCTTTGGTTTCGCAATACTTGGGTATGGGGTTGTCGCCATGAAGGCTGCACGACCAAACCGTTGATTCAACAATTGGGTTCAGGTCGTGAACATGTCGTTCGCACGAAGCATGATACACTGCCACCGATGGTGTGCCAATTCGAATCAATCGATGACAGCGAACTCATCTTTACGGAGAACGAAACGAATGCGGAACGATTGTTTAAGGACGAGAATTTTTCACCTTACACCAAAGATGCGTTTCACCGGTACGTGGTAAGCAATGAGACGGATGCGGTCAATCCAAAACATCACGGTACAAAAGTCGCTTCGGTCTATCGATGGGATTTGGAACCGGATGAAACGCGGCGGGTTCGAGTTCGATTGGCGGATCCGAACCATTCGGATGATTCCGACCGTTTGGATCTTGGCGATGGTTTTTCAAGTGTGATGCAATTACGAAGGAAGGAAGCGGATTCGTTCTACGATGCGATCATTCCAGCCAACGAAACGACAGAACAACGGCATGTGTCGCGAGCCGCATATGCGGGGCTAATGTGGACAAAGCAGTTTTACCACTACATTGTGGACGATTGGCTCGAGGGCGATGCTGACGTGATGACACCGCCGCCGGCGCGGAAGAGCGGGCGCAATCGTGATTGGCGGCATTTCTATGCTCGTGACATTCTGTCGATGCCTGACAAATGGGAATACCCTTGGTTTGCCGCATGGGATTTAGCATTTCACATGATTCCCGCGGCACGGATTGATCCCGCGTTTGCGAAACGCCAATTGATGCTACTGCTTCGAGAATGGTACATGCACCCCAACGGTCAATTGCCTGCCTACGAATTTTATTTCGATGACGTCAATCCTCCCGTTCATGCTTGGGCGTGTTTCCGAGTTTTTCAAATGGAAGCGGAAGCAGGCCGCCGTGATACGATGTTTTTGAAGCAGACGTTTCAGCGTTTGCTGTTGAATTTCACTTGGTGGGTGAACCGAGTCGACAGCAACGGTGACAATGTATTCGCAGGTGGTTTTCTCGGACTCGACAATATAGGCGTCTTTGATCGCAGCAAAGGTTTGCCGGAAGGAGCCCATCTTGAACAAGCGGACGGGACCGCTTGGATGGCTTTTTACTGCGGGACAATGATGTCGATGGCTCTCGAATTAGCCAGGGATGACAAGTCGTATTCGGACATGGCGTCAAAATTCCTCGATCATTTCATCCGCATTATCGATGCCATGAACCACAGCGAAAGTGGTGGGTTATGGGATGAACAGGATGGGTTCTATTACGACCAATTGAAAATTGATGACGAAACGGTACCGATGCGAGTCCGCTCATTGGTTGGTCTCCTGCCATTGATTGCGATCGAAATTCTCGATGAGGAACTGCTTGACGAACTACCTGGATTCCGTCAAAGACTCGATTGGTTTCTGCAAAACCGACGTGATTTGGCAAAGCATATCGAGTTCGCTGAAACATCCGGACACCATCGCCGTATGCTGATTTCGATCGCACCGCGTCATCGACTGCGCCGAGTCCTGAGCGTTCTACTCGATGAAAACGAGTTCTTGTCGAAGTACGGCATTCGTTCGTTGTCGAAGGTTCATCTTCAACAACCTTTCCAGGTCACCGTGCGAGGCGATCAGCATACGGTGGCGTATGTTCCCGGCGAATCCGACAGTTGGATGTTTGGCGGAAACAGCAATTGGCGTGGACCGATCTGGTTTCCGCCCAATTATTTGCTTATCGAAGCACTGCATCGATACCACGAGTTCTATGGAGATGAATTTCAAATCGAATGCCCAACCGGCTCGGGAAAAATAATGAACTTGCACAATGTCGCCAATGAGATCAATCGGCGGTTGTCCAACATCTTCCTATGCCCCGAAGGCGGCGGAGCAAGACCGTGCTTGATTGGTAGCGGGATGACTGGCAACGAACATTTATGGCAAGACCATGTTTTGTTCTATGAGTATTTTCACGGCGATACCGGTGAAGGATTGGGAGCGTCTCATCAAACGGGTTGGACCGCCTTGATCGCGACGTGTATCGAACAACTTTACGGGCAGATCACCGAAGGGGCTCCTCACGATTCGTAG
- a CDS encoding sulfite exporter TauE/SafE family protein, whose product MTDLFWYLLLVVVGFLAGICNSIAGGGSFLSLPALFLFGLDPRVANGTNRVAVLFSSASAVVIFRRHGQLDQRFANLLTVPTIAGVPIGAMLAIYLPASALEPIFGSVFLVMAVVLALNPKRVIESHAAANASPWKMMPVFLLIGIYVGFIQAGFGILLLIAMSLMNTGDLLASNAVKNWIGFWVTFIALLVFAAYGLVAWAPGLCMAAGNLTGGIVGAKLAIQKGNRLIFAFLIVVMVATGIKLIVTNVV is encoded by the coding sequence ATGACGGACCTGTTTTGGTACCTCTTATTGGTGGTCGTCGGCTTCCTTGCCGGGATTTGTAACTCGATCGCGGGCGGTGGATCCTTTCTGAGTTTGCCCGCCCTGTTTTTGTTTGGGCTCGATCCTCGAGTCGCCAACGGAACCAACCGCGTCGCGGTGTTGTTTTCCAGTGCATCGGCGGTTGTGATTTTTCGGCGTCATGGCCAGCTAGATCAGAGATTCGCCAATTTGTTGACGGTTCCCACAATTGCAGGCGTTCCCATCGGTGCGATGTTAGCAATCTATTTGCCCGCTTCAGCGCTAGAGCCGATCTTTGGGAGTGTCTTTTTGGTGATGGCAGTTGTTTTGGCACTCAACCCAAAACGGGTCATCGAATCCCATGCTGCCGCAAATGCGTCGCCATGGAAAATGATGCCGGTATTCTTACTGATTGGTATCTATGTGGGATTCATTCAAGCGGGATTCGGGATCTTGCTGCTGATCGCAATGAGTTTGATGAACACCGGCGATTTACTTGCCTCCAACGCGGTTAAAAATTGGATCGGTTTTTGGGTCACCTTCATTGCCCTTCTCGTCTTCGCCGCTTACGGCTTGGTTGCTTGGGCACCAGGATTGTGTATGGCAGCGGGAAATTTAACAGGCGGGATTGTCGGTGCGAAATTGGCAATTCAAAAAGGTAATCGTTTGATCTTTGCATTCTTGATCGTTGTCATGGTGGCGACCGGAATCAAGTTGATTGTGACAAACGTTGTTTGA
- a CDS encoding DUF2617 family protein — translation MLSVRPKVAELAFHVFSRSLHPELYTLHQRRKIERSEYELQIDITNCGHVLTWQGAGMTVCEVATSAQQPLPKRRCLLSRPLKGSRTERVECRGNVQYKTHFQLEPVSPDIFWMMQQQLGDGQTEGLLHRFDASGRMALGAMSYVNVETRRKSVLVQSLHTFPDDYAIVKVESLVSIEQDV, via the coding sequence GTGTTATCGGTTCGCCCCAAAGTTGCTGAATTAGCGTTCCACGTTTTCAGCCGTTCCTTGCATCCCGAACTCTATACGCTGCACCAGCGGCGTAAGATCGAACGAAGTGAATACGAATTGCAAATTGATATCACCAATTGCGGTCACGTTCTGACTTGGCAGGGTGCTGGGATGACGGTTTGCGAAGTGGCCACGAGTGCTCAACAACCGCTTCCAAAACGTCGCTGTTTGCTATCACGACCATTGAAAGGAAGCCGCACCGAACGAGTGGAATGCCGAGGCAACGTTCAATACAAAACTCATTTTCAACTCGAACCCGTTTCGCCCGATATCTTCTGGATGATGCAGCAGCAACTTGGTGACGGACAAACCGAAGGATTGCTGCATCGGTTTGACGCCAGCGGGCGGATGGCTCTTGGCGCGATGAGCTATGTCAACGTTGAAACCCGCCGAAAAAGTGTTCTCGTTCAATCGTTGCATACTTTTCCCGATGATTACGCGATCGTCAAAGTTGAATCGTTGGTGTCCATTGAACAAGACGTCTAA
- a CDS encoding anthranilate synthase component II, with protein sequence MVIVIDNYDSFTYNLVQRLGEIDRSIDVRVFRNDEKSVDEIANLSPRRILISPGPCTPSEAGVSVECVKRFAGTIPLLGVCLGHQSIGQAFGGKIIRAPQLMHGKTDEIYHDGQGFFTDLDNPFIATRYHSLVIEPESLPEDLVVTAWTDTGGERQIMGVRHKEFKLEGWQFHPESFLTQPGVELLTRFLNW encoded by the coding sequence ATGGTCATCGTCATCGACAATTACGATTCCTTTACCTACAATTTAGTCCAACGTCTCGGTGAGATTGATCGGTCGATCGACGTTCGCGTTTTTCGCAACGACGAAAAATCGGTGGACGAGATTGCCAACTTGAGCCCCCGTCGTATTCTCATTTCACCGGGTCCCTGCACGCCAAGCGAAGCGGGGGTAAGCGTTGAGTGCGTCAAACGGTTTGCTGGCACGATACCGCTTCTGGGCGTTTGCCTGGGGCATCAATCGATCGGCCAAGCATTCGGTGGAAAGATCATTCGCGCCCCGCAATTAATGCACGGCAAGACCGATGAGATCTATCATGATGGCCAGGGTTTTTTCACCGATTTAGACAATCCCTTCATCGCCACTCGCTATCACAGCTTGGTGATTGAGCCAGAAAGCTTGCCCGAGGATTTAGTGGTCACTGCATGGACGGACACGGGTGGAGAAAGGCAGATCATGGGCGTACGTCACAAGGAATTCAAGCTCGAAGGGTGGCAGTTCCATCCCGAAAGTTTTTTGACTCAGCCCGGTGTAGAACTCTTAACGCGGTTCCTAAATTGGTAG
- the trmB gene encoding tRNA (guanosine(46)-N7)-methyltransferase TrmB gives MPRSPIRRPPADLDLSKVLRDIESLPPTLTSQSLFGNNLPLEVEVGSGKGLFLANASEQTPTHNFVGIEIQFKCAEHAAGRLAKAKVGNAIMISGNAEPLFLERVDPASLEAVHVYFPDPWWKKKHRKRRVLNPTSIVSYARSIRSGGRLHFWTDVLDYFEDTVEMIAELAPELGVPIPEVEIEADHDLDYRTHFERRSRKNRIPVYRVCYEKR, from the coding sequence ATGCCACGTAGCCCCATTCGTCGCCCGCCTGCCGATTTGGATTTGTCAAAAGTGCTGCGCGATATCGAATCGCTGCCACCAACACTGACGAGCCAATCGCTATTTGGAAACAACCTTCCGCTGGAAGTCGAAGTCGGTAGCGGCAAGGGGTTGTTCCTGGCAAACGCCTCGGAGCAGACGCCCACGCACAACTTTGTCGGCATCGAGATTCAATTCAAGTGTGCCGAGCACGCGGCGGGGCGTTTAGCGAAAGCAAAGGTCGGCAATGCGATTATGATTAGCGGGAACGCAGAGCCGCTATTCTTGGAGCGAGTCGACCCAGCAAGTTTAGAAGCGGTCCATGTTTACTTTCCTGATCCGTGGTGGAAAAAGAAGCACCGCAAACGACGGGTACTCAACCCAACGAGTATCGTCAGTTATGCACGCAGTATCCGCTCTGGTGGACGGCTGCATTTTTGGACCGATGTGCTCGATTACTTCGAAGACACCGTCGAGATGATTGCAGAGCTTGCACCGGAGCTAGGAGTACCGATTCCGGAAGTCGAAATCGAAGCAGACCATGATCTCGATTATCGAACGCATTTCGAACGTCGCAGTCGCAAAAATCGCATTCCTGTTTACCGCGTCTGTTATGAAAAACGCTAG